The genomic window ATCGTATCGAAAAAGAATTATCAGATTCATTGGATAAAATTTATACAAGAGATATATTTAATCAAGATTAACAAAATCCCCCCACAAGAAGTCTATCTGATTTCTCGTGGAGGGCTATTTTTTTATCCTAATCTATCTTTCTAACATAATCCTTGTGAAGTGTAACAAATACCTTGCGATGATTATAGAGTATACAAGCATGCGTTGTTGTTTTGGTGTGGCAAATTTGCTCAATATCAAAGACAGTACTTTTGGAAAAGTGCATGCCAGATGCTTTTTTAAAGGATTCATCTGCTTGAATGACGAGTGTTCTTAATGCTTCAAATCGTGTTCCTGTTGTGTGATAAGCGTCCTTTTGTTGGGTGATGGTCTTTTTTGGTGCAGCATATTGTTGCCAAGCAAGTTTATCTCCGTAAAAATGACTTGTATCAACAGGTGTACTGGTGTATTGCCACATAGCATAGCTAGGCCATTGCTTAACAACAGGTGTGTGTTGAGAGTATTTGGCAACCCATAAACCATAATCACCAGCTACGACATCTAACCAATCATCAGAGTTTGCATCACTTTCATTCATATAGATGAGAGGTTTTACGCCAGTTTGTTTGTAGACATAATCTAAAAACTCTTTGGCTTTTTGTGCCCCTTGTTTACCATACTCTTCATAGTCAAGAACTAAGATGGCTTCACCTATATAGCCTTTGATATGTGTTAAGAAAAAGTCTGCTTGTTTGATGACATCATTTTGATCTAAAAAATGATACACCCCATAAGGCTTGTTTAATTTTTTGGCTTGTTGGACAAAAGTGTCACATGTATCATCAATAAAGTAAGTGCCTTCTGTTGCTTTAAAGATAAAGGCGTCCGCTTTTAGTGTATCAAGTGACATCCCTCGTTGGTGGTTTGATAAGTCAATAACTTTTAGCATATAAAAACTCCTTTCTGATATAAGAAAAGACGACGTTTGTGGTAAACGTCGCCTAAATTGTTAGAACAACTCTGTAATAATCGTTTCACT from Vagococcus martis includes these protein-coding regions:
- a CDS encoding GH25 family lysozyme; this encodes MLKVIDLSNHQRGMSLDTLKADAFIFKATEGTYFIDDTCDTFVQQAKKLNKPYGVYHFLDQNDVIKQADFFLTHIKGYIGEAILVLDYEEYGKQGAQKAKEFLDYVYKQTGVKPLIYMNESDANSDDWLDVVAGDYGLWVAKYSQHTPVVKQWPSYAMWQYTSTPVDTSHFYGDKLAWQQYAAPKKTITQQKDAYHTTGTRFEALRTLVIQADESFKKASGMHFSKSTVFDIEQICHTKTTTHACILYNHRKVFVTLHKDYVRKID